The genomic segment CAGCACTTGCCAGCTCTAACATTTCATCATAGCTAATTGCATTTAATTTTTTTGCTCTTTTTTCTACCCTAGGATCTGTTGTATAAACACCGTCCACATCTGTAAAAATTTCACATAAATCAGCATCCAAAGCACCAGATAAAGCAACAGCACTAAGATCGCTTCCGCCACGACCAAGAGTAGTGATATCTCCACCTTTTGTAATACCTTGAAAACCCGCAACTATTACTATTTTTCCATCACGAAGCTCTCTTTTTATTCTAGATGTGTTTATGTTTTCTATTCTAGCTTTTGTGTGGATATCATCTGTGTATATCCCTGCCATAGCACCAGTTAAACCAACAGCCGGATAACCCATCTCATTTAAAGCTATAGTTAAAAGTGATGTAGTTACCTGCTCACCTGAGCTTAAAAGCATATCCATAGCTATAGGATCTGGTTGTTTTGAAAAGTGTTCGCCGTATTCAACTAATTGATTAGTAACACCACTCATAGCAGAAACAACAACTACGACATCGGCGCCACTTTTTTTAGTTTCTATAACTCTTTTTGCAGTTGCTTCTATTCGTTCAAGCGTTCCAACACTCGTTCCTCCAAATTTTTGAACGACTAGCATTAAAAAAATCCTTTCTCTTTAAAATATGTCAAAACCTTTGTATATATCGGTCTTTTAAAGTGATTTATGTCATTAAAAATTTTATTAACATCAACAAATTTATACTTACTAAACTCTGGAAATTTAGTATTTAAATCAATCTTAGCGCCACCTTTTAGTTTTACTAAAAAATACTTTTGTGTTTGTCCATCATAAGGATACATCTTAGTTGGTGCACTGTTTGGAAAATCATAACTCAACCAATCAGGATATTCATCTAAAATTTCAACTTGATTTGTTCCTATTTCTTCTTCCAACTCTCTTAAAAGAGCATCCTTGGGATTTTCTCCTTCATCTATACCGCCCTGCGGAAACTGCCATACATGTTCTAAATCAACTCTATTTCCTATAAAAACATCACATTTTAAAGGATAAGCTGATGATAAGATAACAGCTGCCACATTGGGTCTATATTTTTTTTTCATGTTTTAGCCCATTGATTATTTTTTAATTATGCGAGATTTTATCCAAAAAGAGTTTACATGGTGTTTAAAACAAAACTTGATAATAATTTAATTTTTTTATGTAAAATGATAAAAATTAATCAAAAAGATTGGATACTTTAATATTGCTACTATATATTCATATACCATTTTGTGAAACCAAATGCCCATATTGTGCATTTGGTTCTGTTGTAGGAAAAGACTCAAAAGCCAATAGTTATTTTAAAGCTTTAGTAAAAGATTTAAAATTTCAAATATCAAATTTTAAAAATCTTAAAATTAAAACAGTTTTTATAGGTGGCGGAACACCTAGTGTTGTAAATGCAAATTTATACCAAGAAATTTTTGATATATTTTTACCGTATTGTTCAAAAAATGCCGAGATAACAAGTGAAGCAAATCCAAACTCGGCATCTTTACAGTGGCTAAAAAAAATGAAAGAGATAGGTGTAAACAGGATAAGTTTTGGAGCTCAAAGTTTTAATGAAAAAAAATTAAAATTATTAGGAAGAGCACATAATGCTCAAGATGCAAAAAATGCTGTGATAAATGCAAAAAATGCAGGGTTTAAGAATATAAATGTAGATATGATTTACTCTACAAAATTTGATAACAAGAAACTTTTAAAACAAGAGATTGAAAATATAAAACAACTAAAAATAAATCACTTAAGTGCTTACTCGCTAACACTTGAAGAAAACACACCTTTTTATAACAAAACACAATACCAAAACAATAGCCCGATTTTAGCAAATTTTATAATTTCTGAGATAAAAAAAGCTGGATTTAAACAATACGAAATTTCCAACTTTGGAAAAGCTTGTCAGCATAATCTAAACTACTGGAAAGGAAATGAGTATATAGGCATAGGGGCTTACTCTGTTGGGTTTTATGATAAAAAAAGATTATATGCTAGTGAAAATATAGATAATTACATAAAAAATCCGCTAGAAAGAAAAATTGAAAAATTATCAAAAGATGATTTATTGTTAGAACATATATTTTTAGGCGCTAGAAGCAAAATAGGAATAGATAAAAAAAAATTAAGCCAAGAACAAATCAAAAAAGCTGAAATTTTAAAAAAATCCAGAAAGATTATAGAAAAAAATGGAAGATATTTTGTTAAAAATTTTCTTTTAGCTGATGAAATTGCTCTTTTTATAAATGAAAATTAATTAAATTTTGAGAAAAATAAAGCTAAAATAGACACCTTAAATTTGATAAAAGTATAGGACAAAAAAAATATGTTTGGAATGAGTCTTCCTGAAATAATAATGATAGCAGTTGTTGCTGTAATAGTCCTAGGTCCTGATAAGCTTCCACAGACTATGGTTAGTATAGCCAAGGCATTAAAAAGCATTAAAAAAAGTGTCAATGATGCAAAAGTAAGCTTTGATCAAGAGATAAAGATAGCAGAACTAAAAGAAGATGCTAAAAAATACAAAGAAAGTATAGAAAAAACAACTCAAAATGTCAGAAAAAAGCTCACTTTTGAAGAGCTAGATGAGCTAAAAAAAGGTGTAACTAAAGATATAAACACTATACAAGAGAGTATAAAAAACCCAACAAAAGCGATAAAAGACACAATACTAAACGATAAAGAAGAAAAATAAATGTTTGAAGAATTAAAACCTCATTTAGCAGAACTCAGAAAAAGACTTACAATAAGCTTTGTTAGCGTAATAATTGGTTTTTTTGTGTGTTTTAGTTTCTGGAATCCGATACTAGCTTGGATGAGCGAACCATTAAAAGAGGTATTGCCAGAAGGAAGCAATATAATCTTTACACAGATACAAGAGCCATTTTTTACAGCTATGAAAGTAGCCTTTTTTACAGGTCTTATTTTGACACTGCCTATAATTTTTTGGCAATTTTGGTTATTTGTAGCTCCTGGACTTTATGAAAATGAAAAAAAATACGTTATACCATTTGTGCTTTCAGCGACTCTAATGTTTTTATGTGGTGCTTCGTTTTGCTACTATGTTGTTGTTCCACTTGGTTTTAAATTCCTAGTAAATTTTGGCGGTCAATTATTTACAGCACTTCCAAGCATAGGAGAATACGTTGGATTTTTCACAAAAATATTAGTAGCTTTTGGACTAGCATTTGAGCTTCCTGTGGTTACATTTTTCTTTGCAAAGCTTGGATTGGTTGATGATCAAATGCTTAAAAATTATTCAAGACATGCAATAGTGATTATTTTTATATTTGCAGCCGTTATGACACCACCTGATGTTATAAGCCAACTTCTAATGGCTTTCCCACTTCTTGGTCTTTATGGGATATCTATAATGATAGCAAAAAAAGTAAACCCATATAAGAGCGACGATAAGGAAAACGAAGAACAATCAAATTCAACAAAAAATGATAACAATGAATGATATAAATGCACTTTCTAGCTATGATTATAATTTACCAAATGAATTAATAGCAAATGAGCCAATTATGCCAAAAGAGGATGCAAGACTCTTGGTATACCATAAAAACAGCAAAAAAATACAACATCTAAAATTTGGAGATTTGGCAGATATTTTACCTAAATGTGCTGTTATTTTTAATGATACAAAAGTTATAAAAGCAAGAATTATAGGCAAAAAACAAAGTGGTGGTCAAACAGAGATAATGCTAAATCAACCACTTGGTGATGGCAAATTTAGTGCATATATAAGAGGTAAGGTAAATCAAGGAAGCATGCTAATCTTTGATAACGAAATAAATGCAGAAGTCTTAAAACTAAATGATGATGGAACAAGAGTTGTTAGTTTTTTAAAATCAAATAAAAAATTAGACACAAATGAGGTCTTTAAAGAACTAGAAATTATAGGACATATACCTCTGCCACCATATATAAAAAGAGCAGATACAAAAGAAGATGAAAGCTGGTATCAAAGCATATTTGCACAAAATTCTGGTGCAGTTGCAGCACCAACAGCAAGTCTTCACTTTTCTAATGAAATGCTTGAAAAAATAAAAAATACACACAAAACATCATATATAACACTTCATGTTGGAGCTGGAACATTTAAAGGTGTTGAAAGCGAAAATATAAATGAACACAAAATGCATAGCGAGTTTTTTAGTATACCGCAAGCAACACTAGACATAATAAACTCTGACACACCTATATTAGGTGTTGGAACAACTGTAACTAGATGCATAGAAGAGTATGCTAGAAGCAAAAAAGATAGTGGTTTTTGTAATCTTTTTTTAAATTTAAACAATCCACCTATAAGACAACAATATTTACTTACAAATTTTCATTTACCAAAATCAACACTAATAATGTTAGTAAGTAGCTTTATAGGACTAGATGAAACGATGGAAATTTATAAAACAGCCATAGAGAAAAAATACAGATTTTATTCTTATGGAGATGGGATGATAATAATATGAAAGAGTTTGACCTAGTAAGTGGTTTGAATTTTTTGCTTGAAACACTTTACTATGATGCCATATCTACAAATAATAAAATTTTATTTGATTATGATTTGTCCTATCCTAGAGTTTTTGTCGGAGAAAAAGAGAGGCTTATTAAAACATTAGAATATTCGGCAAAATCTCTTCTTTATGCAAATACACAATCACAAATAATAATATCATTTAAATTAACGAATTATGATAGAAATAGAGTATTTTTTAGAATAACTATAAATTTAAATGAAAACAATCAAAGCAACAATACTCTAGATAAAAAAAATATACAATACCTAAATAAGTGGATAAAATATTCAGATTATGAAGTAATTATAAACAACAACAAAATAATATTGGATATAAAATTAACATTAGGTTCTAAAAGAGATAGCTTTTATGAATTCTTTCATCTAAACAGTCATTTTGAAAAATCAAAAAAATATCATACATTAGTTGCCTATGAAAACAAAGATGGTTTCAATATCTTAAAAAATCAATTACTCTCAATGGATATAAATATAATTCAAAAAAATGACTATGAAACTTTTATGAAACATATGAAAGATGCTATATATAAGCCAAATTTAATATTTTTGTATCAAGATTTTTTAACAAAAAAAAATATTTTTGAAGAGATATATAAAATACAAAAAATTAAAAATTTTTCAATAATCATTATATGCGATAACGAAAACAAGATAGACAAAAAAATAACAAAAGATAGCATAATACTCAGACAACCATATACATATGATTCATTAATTGCAATTTTAAATTTAACACAAAACAAAAACTAAGTGTTATCTAATATGGTTACAATAAAAAATTTATTAAATGTAAAAATAACAAAATAATATATGTAAAAATAAAATCCAAAAGTTTATATAAAATTAAATTATTTTTATATAAACCAATTAATATAAATTAATTGGTTTATATTATTTATATGCGTATATAATAAATATTTTTTATTAGACA from the Campylobacter pinnipediorum subsp. pinnipediorum genome contains:
- the tatB gene encoding Sec-independent protein translocase protein TatB, which codes for MFGMSLPEIIMIAVVAVIVLGPDKLPQTMVSIAKALKSIKKSVNDAKVSFDQEIKIAELKEDAKKYKESIEKTTQNVRKKLTFEELDELKKGVTKDINTIQESIKNPTKAIKDTILNDKEEK
- the tatC gene encoding twin-arginine translocase subunit TatC: MFEELKPHLAELRKRLTISFVSVIIGFFVCFSFWNPILAWMSEPLKEVLPEGSNIIFTQIQEPFFTAMKVAFFTGLILTLPIIFWQFWLFVAPGLYENEKKYVIPFVLSATLMFLCGASFCYYVVVPLGFKFLVNFGGQLFTALPSIGEYVGFFTKILVAFGLAFELPVVTFFFAKLGLVDDQMLKNYSRHAIVIIFIFAAVMTPPDVISQLLMAFPLLGLYGISIMIAKKVNPYKSDDKENEEQSNSTKNDNNE
- the hemW gene encoding radical SAM family heme chaperone HemW; this encodes MLLYIHIPFCETKCPYCAFGSVVGKDSKANSYFKALVKDLKFQISNFKNLKIKTVFIGGGTPSVVNANLYQEIFDIFLPYCSKNAEITSEANPNSASLQWLKKMKEIGVNRISFGAQSFNEKKLKLLGRAHNAQDAKNAVINAKNAGFKNINVDMIYSTKFDNKKLLKQEIENIKQLKINHLSAYSLTLEENTPFYNKTQYQNNSPILANFIISEIKKAGFKQYEISNFGKACQHNLNYWKGNEYIGIGAYSVGFYDKKRLYASENIDNYIKNPLERKIEKLSKDDLLLEHIFLGARSKIGIDKKKLSQEQIKKAEILKKSRKIIEKNGRYFVKNFLLADEIALFINEN
- a CDS encoding RNA pyrophosphohydrolase translates to MKKKYRPNVAAVILSSAYPLKCDVFIGNRVDLEHVWQFPQGGIDEGENPKDALLRELEEEIGTNQVEILDEYPDWLSYDFPNSAPTKMYPYDGQTQKYFLVKLKGGAKIDLNTKFPEFSKYKFVDVNKIFNDINHFKRPIYTKVLTYFKEKGFF
- a CDS encoding aspartate kinase; this translates as MLVVQKFGGTSVGTLERIEATAKRVIETKKSGADVVVVVSAMSGVTNQLVEYGEHFSKQPDPIAMDMLLSSGEQVTTSLLTIALNEMGYPAVGLTGAMAGIYTDDIHTKARIENINTSRIKRELRDGKIVIVAGFQGITKGGDITTLGRGGSDLSAVALSGALDADLCEIFTDVDGVYTTDPRVEKRAKKLNAISYDEMLELASAGAKVLQNRSVELAKKLNVKLITRNSFNHNEGTLITGEDVSMEAVLVSGIALDKNQARVTLRGVVDKPGIAADIFTVLAEKNINVDMIIQNVGQDGTTNLGFTVPQNELELTKQTMSTLAAAKHIEYDDQIVKVSIVGVGMKSHSGIACLAFETLAKEGINIQMISTSEIKLSVIVDQKYAELAVRVLHNAYQLEK
- the queA gene encoding tRNA preQ1(34) S-adenosylmethionine ribosyltransferase-isomerase QueA encodes the protein MNDINALSSYDYNLPNELIANEPIMPKEDARLLVYHKNSKKIQHLKFGDLADILPKCAVIFNDTKVIKARIIGKKQSGGQTEIMLNQPLGDGKFSAYIRGKVNQGSMLIFDNEINAEVLKLNDDGTRVVSFLKSNKKLDTNEVFKELEIIGHIPLPPYIKRADTKEDESWYQSIFAQNSGAVAAPTASLHFSNEMLEKIKNTHKTSYITLHVGAGTFKGVESENINEHKMHSEFFSIPQATLDIINSDTPILGVGTTVTRCIEEYARSKKDSGFCNLFLNLNNPPIRQQYLLTNFHLPKSTLIMLVSSFIGLDETMEIYKTAIEKKYRFYSYGDGMIII